CGCACAGGTGGCCAAGGCCGCCGAACTGGCAGGCTTCGAGGGCGCCTTGCTGCCCACCGGCCCCGAGCCGTGGATCGCTGCCGCGGCGCTGGCCCGCGAAACCCGTCGCATACGCTTCCTGATAGCCTTCCAGGCTACCTGGACCCTGCCCGCCTATGCCGCGCAGCAGGCCGCCATTCTGCAGAACCTGAGCGGCGGCAGGCTGGATTGGAACATCATCACCGGCGGTAACCCGGCCAGCCAGCGGGCCAACGGCGACTTCCTCGAACATGACTTGCGCTACAAGCGCACCGGCGAATTCCTCGATGTGATCCAGGGCCTGTGGGAGCAGGAAACGTTCTCCTACGAAGGCGACATCTATCGCCTGGAAAACGGCAGCCTGCCACCCGGCCTGCAACACGAACGCAAGCCGGGCGTGTACTTCTCCGGGTTTTCCGATGCCGCATTGGAAGTGGCGGCGCGCCACGCCGATGTGTACCTCAACTGGGCCGAGCCGATCGACAAGCTCAAGCCCCATATCGACCGGGTCAGGGAGCTGGCCGACAAACAAGGGCGCACGGTGCGCTTTGGCCTGCGCGTCGACCTGTTCGCCCGCGAGACCGAGGAGCAGGCCTGGCGTGAACTGCGCCAGCAGTTCGAGCGCCTGGAAGGCAAGGCCAGCGCCTCGGCCAAGGGTTTCGTGACCGGCTCCGACTCGGTCGGTGGCGCCCGCCAGGCGGCCTATCACCAGCACCTGCAGGGGTTCGACGAGCTGATTCTGGCGCGCAACCTTTGGGCCGGTTTCGCCAAGGCCAAACCCGGCCCGACCGTAGGCCTGGTGGGTAGCCACCAGCACATCGCCGAGCGCCTGGCCGAATACCGTGATGCCGGTTTCAGCACCTTCATACTGGCCGCCAACCCGCACCTGGAAGAAGCCCTGCGCATCGGCCAGGAAGTGCTGCCGCTGGTGCAGCAGGCTGCGGCCACTCCCCCTTTGAAGGCCAGCGCCTGAACCCGACCGGAGCATGAACATGAGCCAACCCCTCGATACCCTGTGGTACACCCGCTGTCCGGTGCCCACCGGCCTGGGCATCGCCGTGCAGCAAGGCTGGCTGCAGGACGACCTGGCCAGCCTAGGCACCCAAGTGCAGTCGCTGCGCGAGGCCGACCAGCAGGCGGTGCGCGAATCGCACTTCGACCACAGCCTGCTCAACTCGGTGCGCCACGGCGGCAGCATCCCGGCGATCTGGGCGCGCGCCCAAGGCCGCGAAACCCGCGTGATCGGTTTGTCCTGGGCCGATGAGGCGCAGTTGATCCTGACCCGTCCGGGCAGCGGCATCGACACGGTCAAAGACCTCAAGGGCCGTCGCTTCGGCCTGCCCGACTGGGCCTCGGCGCAAATCGACTTCACCCGCGCCCAGGCCCTGCGCGGGCTGGAAAACGCCTTGAAACTCGAAGGCCTGCAAGTGGGTGACGTGGAACTGGTCAACTACCGTTACGACGGTACCTTCAGCGACCGCCCGGTACGCAATGTGGCGGGTACACCGGTGTCCAGCACGCAAAGCGAAGGGCGTAACCTGGAACTGGCCGGGCTGCTGCGTGGCGAGGTCGATGCGATCTTCCTCAAAGGCGCCAGCGCCGTGCAACTGGCCCATGCCTTTGCCTTGCACACGGTGATCGACACCGGCAGCCACCCCGACCCGCTGATCCGCAGCAACAACGGCACGCCGCGTACCCTGGCGGTGGACAGCCACCTGCTTACGCAACACCCGCAGGTGGTGCGCACCCTTCTGTCCTCCGTACTGCGCGCCGAACGCTGGGCTCATCAGCACCCGGACGAAACCCGCCGCTACCTGGCCCGGGAAACCAACAGCAGCGAATACTGGGTCACGGTCGCGTACGGCGCCGATGCGCATTTGCGCCTGAGCACCCGCCTGGATGACCAGGCCATCGACGCGCTGCAGGATTTTGTCGAGTTTCTCAAACGCTGGCGCTTCATCCCCAACCGGTTCGCTGTACGTGACTGGATCGACCGCCAACCCCTGGACCACTTGCTGGCCCCCACTCCCCTGGACAGGAAGCCCGTTACCCCATGACCAAGCCATTGGAAACGCTCTGGTACACCCACAGCCCCGTGCCAACCGGCCTCGGCATTGCCGTGCAATCCGGGCGCCTGGCCGAGGCCTTTGCGCCGTTCGGCACCAACATCCAGTCGTTGCGCGAGTCCAGCGAACGGGAGGTACGTGAAGCCCACTACGACCATCACCTGCAAAACTCCGTGCGCCACGGCGGCAACATCCCGGCGATCTGGGCCTACGCCAGTGGCGTCGAAACCCGCGTACTGGGGTTGTCGTGGAGCGATGAAGTGCAGTTGATCCTGACCACCGAAGAGAGTGGTGTGCGCAGTATCCGCGACCTCAAGAACCGCCGCTTTGGCCTGCCCAAGTGGGCCAATGTGCAGATCGACTTCACCCGCGCCCAGGCCCTGCGCGGGCTGGAAAACGCGTTGAAGCTCGAAGGTTTGAACGTGGCCGATGTCGAACTGGTCGACTACCCCTACGGCGGCACCTACAGCGACGATGCCAAGCAGCACCTGTATGGCGCCGAAGTGAGCCTGGACACCAGCCGTTTCAGCCGCCGCAACAACGAACTGATCGGCCTGTTGCGTGGCGACATCGATGCGATCTTCCTCAAAGGCGCCCATGCCGTTCACCTGGCCCACGAATTCGGCCTGCGCGTGGTGGTCGACACCGGTAGCCACCCCGACCCGCTTATCCGCAGCAATAACGGCACGCCGCGCACCTTGACCGTGGACCGGCACCTGCTGGAAGAGCATTTCGATGCCAGCCGCACGCTGGTCGACACCGTGCTGCGCACCGAGCAGTGGGCCTGGGCCAACCCTGAGGAGACCCGGCGTTTTCTGGCCCGCGAGCTGAACACCAGCGAGTACTGGGTGGCAGCGGCGTATGGTGACGATGCCCACCGGCGCTTGCGCACGACCCTGGACAGCCGCTCGATCGAGGCGTTGCAGGACTTCACCGAGTTCCTGTTCAGGTGGGGGTTCATACCGCGCCGCTTCGATGTGCGGGAGTGGATCGACTTTAGCGTGCTGGAGCGTGTGATCGGCTCGACTTCGCGGTTGGCTGTTTGAATTTGGGGGCGCTTTGCGCCCCTTTCGCAGGACAAGCCCGCTCCCACAGGGATTGCAGCAACCTTTGGACTGTTGCCCCCACAACCTCTGTAGGAGCGGGCTTGTCCCGCGAATGGGTTACAAAGCAGCCCCCGGCAATCCCACCCCGAAACTGCTGCCTGACCCGCACCTGCTGCCCCAGCAGCACCCGCCAAGCACCCCACTGCTGCCCTACCTGCAACAGCCCCCTTAAAATCAAATTTAATTCATATAATTCAATATCTTACAAACATGGCACAGTCCCTGCTCTAGCTCTCCCCAACAACGCTTTACATACGGGGAGATCCACCATGCACCAACTCCATCCACTGGCCCGCCAGATCAGCCTCGCGCTGCTGTTGGCCGGCACTGGCGGCCAAGCCGTCGCCGCCAGCGAAGACACCAAGACCGAGCCAGCCCTGGAAACCGTCACCGTCACGGCCCAGCACCGCGAGCAGACCCTGCAGGAAGTACCGGTCGCCGTGTCGGCGATCAAGGGCACCAGCATCACCGCCGACGGCGTGCGCTCGATGGGCGACATCACCACCTTCGTACCCAACGCCTCCGCCAAAAACCCCGACGGCGATGGTCGCCCGCGCTGGTACATCCGTGGCCTGGGCACCGGCGACACAGGGGCCGCGACGGTGTTCCCGGTGGGCATCTACGCCGACGATGTCTACCTCAACGCACCGATCGCCGGGGGCGGCCCTCTGTTCGACCTCGAACGCATCGAGATCCTGCGCGGGCCGCAGGGCACCCTGTATGGCAAGAACACCACGGCGGGCGCAGTCAACGTGATCTCCAAAAAGCCGACCTTCGACACCGACGGCTACGGCACCGTCGGCTTCGGCAGCAAGAACGAACGCATCCTCACCGGTGCCATCGGCGGCGCGCTGGTGGACGAAAAGCTGGCCGGTCGGGTGTCGCTGTACTCCGAAGAGCGTGATGGTTTCCAGAACAACGACTTCGACGGCAACACCTATGGCGACGTGAACAAGAAGGCGATCCGCCTGCAGTTCCTCGCCCAGCTCAACCCCGACCTGGACGCGCTGCTCAAACTGCACAGCCGCCAGTTCAAGGGGGACGGCAGCAACGGCTCGCTGCCCGTAGGCCGCTACTACAACGTCGGTTACGAACGCCCCCATGGCCGCGACATTTCGCTCAACGTCAACGAAGATTACCGCCTCGACCACGACGGCGCATCGCTGACCTTCAACTGGTACCTGGGCGACTACACCCTGACCTCGATCAGCGCCTACGACTACATCCGCAACCGCTCGACCAGCGACGCCGACTACACCCCCTACGAAGTCAACGGCGCCGCAATCACCGACAACAGCTACCGCCAGTGGTCGCAGGAGCTGCGCCTGGCGTCGCCGGAAGACCGCCCGCTGCACTGGCTGGCAGGCGCCCACTACTTCCATGAAGACCTGGACAGCTCAGCCCAGCGCATCATCACGCCGGGCCCGACCCCCAACGGCACCGGCTCCAATCAGGTCGGCACCACCGCATTGCGTGACCTGGGTTACGACCACCGCACCGACAGCTACGCGCTGTTCGGCAACCTGACCTACGACTTCACCGATGACTTCAGCGTCACCGGTGGCCTGCGCTGGACCCAGGAGAAAAAGGACATCGACCTGGACCTGGTGCAACTGACCCGCGCCACGGCCAACGGCCCGCTGATCCCGCTCGGTGGCGTGGGCAGCAACGGCAATCGCCAGGAAGACAAGACCTGGGAAGCCTGGACCTACGACCTGACCCCCGAGTACCGCATCAACGACAACCTGCGGGTGTTCTTCCGCTACGCCCACGGCTTCCGCTCCGGCGGTTTCAACACCGGGCTGTCGACCAGCCTTGCACAGCTGACCACGGTCGATCCGGAAGAGCTGGATGCCTACGAGCTTGGCCTGAAATCCGAATGGTTCGACCGCCGCTTGACGGTCAACGCCAACGTCTTCTACTACGACTACAAAGACATCCAAGTGAACCTGCTGACGGTCAACAACGGCGTCCTCACCACCGCCTTGACCAACGGCGCCAAAGGCAAGGTCAAAGGTGCGGAGCTGGAGATCGAAGGCCAGCCGACCGACCGCCTGCACCTGCGTGCGGCGGTGTCGTTCCTCGACACCGAGTACACCGATTTCAAGAACACCAACCCCACCACCGGCGCTGTGACCGGCGACTACAGCGGCAACAGCTTCGTGCGC
The sequence above is drawn from the Pseudomonas putida genome and encodes:
- a CDS encoding LLM class flavin-dependent oxidoreductase, translated to MTTEFFWRLPLGTDGPQLSTDRHNRGNPHHRPGNIAPGRLPNGESDGFTYIDYIAQVAKAAELAGFEGALLPTGPEPWIAAAALARETRRIRFLIAFQATWTLPAYAAQQAAILQNLSGGRLDWNIITGGNPASQRANGDFLEHDLRYKRTGEFLDVIQGLWEQETFSYEGDIYRLENGSLPPGLQHERKPGVYFSGFSDAALEVAARHADVYLNWAEPIDKLKPHIDRVRELADKQGRTVRFGLRVDLFARETEEQAWRELRQQFERLEGKASASAKGFVTGSDSVGGARQAAYHQHLQGFDELILARNLWAGFAKAKPGPTVGLVGSHQHIAERLAEYRDAGFSTFILAANPHLEEALRIGQEVLPLVQQAAATPPLKASA
- a CDS encoding ABC transporter substrate-binding protein, translated to MSQPLDTLWYTRCPVPTGLGIAVQQGWLQDDLASLGTQVQSLREADQQAVRESHFDHSLLNSVRHGGSIPAIWARAQGRETRVIGLSWADEAQLILTRPGSGIDTVKDLKGRRFGLPDWASAQIDFTRAQALRGLENALKLEGLQVGDVELVNYRYDGTFSDRPVRNVAGTPVSSTQSEGRNLELAGLLRGEVDAIFLKGASAVQLAHAFALHTVIDTGSHPDPLIRSNNGTPRTLAVDSHLLTQHPQVVRTLLSSVLRAERWAHQHPDETRRYLARETNSSEYWVTVAYGADAHLRLSTRLDDQAIDALQDFVEFLKRWRFIPNRFAVRDWIDRQPLDHLLAPTPLDRKPVTP
- a CDS encoding ABC transporter substrate-binding protein; this encodes MTKPLETLWYTHSPVPTGLGIAVQSGRLAEAFAPFGTNIQSLRESSEREVREAHYDHHLQNSVRHGGNIPAIWAYASGVETRVLGLSWSDEVQLILTTEESGVRSIRDLKNRRFGLPKWANVQIDFTRAQALRGLENALKLEGLNVADVELVDYPYGGTYSDDAKQHLYGAEVSLDTSRFSRRNNELIGLLRGDIDAIFLKGAHAVHLAHEFGLRVVVDTGSHPDPLIRSNNGTPRTLTVDRHLLEEHFDASRTLVDTVLRTEQWAWANPEETRRFLARELNTSEYWVAAAYGDDAHRRLRTTLDSRSIEALQDFTEFLFRWGFIPRRFDVREWIDFSVLERVIGSTSRLAV
- a CDS encoding TonB-dependent receptor; the encoded protein is MHQLHPLARQISLALLLAGTGGQAVAASEDTKTEPALETVTVTAQHREQTLQEVPVAVSAIKGTSITADGVRSMGDITTFVPNASAKNPDGDGRPRWYIRGLGTGDTGAATVFPVGIYADDVYLNAPIAGGGPLFDLERIEILRGPQGTLYGKNTTAGAVNVISKKPTFDTDGYGTVGFGSKNERILTGAIGGALVDEKLAGRVSLYSEERDGFQNNDFDGNTYGDVNKKAIRLQFLAQLNPDLDALLKLHSRQFKGDGSNGSLPVGRYYNVGYERPHGRDISLNVNEDYRLDHDGASLTFNWYLGDYTLTSISAYDYIRNRSTSDADYTPYEVNGAAITDNSYRQWSQELRLASPEDRPLHWLAGAHYFHEDLDSSAQRIITPGPTPNGTGSNQVGTTALRDLGYDHRTDSYALFGNLTYDFTDDFSVTGGLRWTQEKKDIDLDLVQLTRATANGPLIPLGGVGSNGNRQEDKTWEAWTYDLTPEYRINDNLRVFFRYAHGFRSGGFNTGLSTSLAQLTTVDPEELDAYELGLKSEWFDRRLTVNANVFYYDYKDIQVNLLTVNNGVLTTALTNGAKGKVKGAELEIEGQPTDRLHLRAAVSFLDTEYTDFKNTNPTTGAVTGDYSGNSFVRSPRNVVSLGADYTIPLQVGGKLVAGGDVSFRDKEYFLADRQSSADETLSQPHYTLANARLTWFSPDDKLSVTGFVNNLTDRRYQVHGRPNGTAGQYVITYGDPRTVGLSVTSRF